Proteins from a genomic interval of Rhodococcus rhodochrous:
- a CDS encoding TauD/TfdA family dioxygenase, with amino-acid sequence MLGQTDSWIHHFTEEELDELETVGKRFLRDDPDLRFVSREDYPLPVCSETIAAWGNELDYGRGFLLARGLRVEEYSHALSASIYFLLGLYLGTPMRQNQLGDLIDHIRATSNKTQDDPTSLSSRIRSRLGYHSDSSDVVALMCLHPSMEGGASSLVSGMTIYNEVLRERPDLAPLMFEKWYWDWYKQDHDAPAPVYDSPMCAYEDGVFSFYGGNRILYTAQDYPEVPRLTPEQIELLELLEDIAARPGIALHMDFRQGDIQWLLNYSALHARTNFVDFPEPDRRRHLMRLWLQRKSGRPVPEGFGRHVVRARHHVEPDDEVTGKFSIHTASIQRHDWGL; translated from the coding sequence GTGCTGGGGCAGACCGACAGCTGGATCCATCACTTCACGGAGGAGGAACTCGACGAACTGGAAACCGTCGGAAAACGTTTCCTCCGTGACGACCCCGATCTTCGTTTCGTCTCCCGCGAGGATTATCCGCTACCGGTCTGCTCCGAGACCATCGCCGCGTGGGGGAACGAGCTCGATTACGGGCGAGGCTTCCTGCTGGCGCGCGGTCTGCGGGTCGAGGAGTATTCGCACGCCCTGTCGGCCTCCATTTACTTTCTGCTCGGGCTGTACCTGGGAACTCCGATGCGCCAGAACCAACTCGGTGATCTGATCGACCATATCCGGGCGACATCGAACAAGACCCAGGACGATCCCACCTCGCTGAGTTCGCGCATCCGCAGCCGGCTCGGCTACCACTCGGACTCGTCGGATGTCGTCGCTCTGATGTGCCTGCACCCGTCGATGGAGGGGGGTGCGAGCAGCCTGGTCAGCGGAATGACCATCTACAACGAAGTGCTCAGGGAGCGGCCGGATCTGGCGCCACTGATGTTCGAGAAGTGGTACTGGGACTGGTACAAACAGGACCACGACGCTCCTGCTCCCGTCTACGATTCGCCGATGTGCGCATACGAGGACGGCGTCTTCAGTTTCTACGGGGGCAATCGGATCCTCTACACCGCTCAGGACTATCCCGAGGTCCCCCGATTGACGCCGGAACAGATCGAACTGCTCGAACTGCTGGAGGACATCGCGGCCCGTCCCGGAATAGCTCTGCACATGGACTTCCGGCAGGGCGACATCCAGTGGCTGCTCAACTACTCGGCGCTGCATGCCCGTACGAATTTCGTCGATTTCCCGGAGCCCGATCGCCGCCGCCATCTCATGCGGTTGTGGTTGCAGCGCAAGTCCGGTCGTCCCGTTCCGGAAGGCTTCGGACGACACGTCGTCCGCGCGAGACACCATGTCGAGCCCGACGACGAGGTGACCGGAAAGTTCAGCATCCACACCGCGTCCATCCAGCGGCACGACTGGGGGCTGTAG
- a CDS encoding MFS transporter, with protein MVQVDLQSSSSSDPELPRYRWVVLATGVFAQASAATVLQGMPSLAPALRARFGLSLAQLGMVLAASTVGLLIALVPWGALADRIGERLVMTLGLVATGGALVAAAVAQSVVGLSAALIAAGAACASVNAASGRAVLMWFSQRERGLAMGARQTAIPVGAGLAALGLPAAERAWGLDGAFVAAAVAVLMGAAAAGVFIREPRVHETVVARSVSSSDPGGVRSVAWLCAVSLLLVVPQLAVVSFMVVYLVDEHAMAPGTAAALLAVVQFGGGALRIGLGAWSDRSGRRLPPLMVVSAVTSALFAVLAVGAWLGGPIVIPILMIAGLAGVGWNGLAFTAVGEAADPRRIGLVLGIQNTAVAAGMVLTPPVLGAVVESADWPFSFVVAGVAAASAATILAVLVRGGARRRLRM; from the coding sequence ATGGTGCAGGTCGATCTGCAGTCCTCTTCTTCCTCCGATCCGGAGCTCCCGCGGTACCGTTGGGTCGTTCTCGCCACCGGAGTCTTTGCTCAGGCGTCGGCAGCGACAGTGCTGCAGGGCATGCCGAGTCTCGCTCCGGCCCTGCGTGCGCGGTTCGGGTTGTCGTTGGCGCAACTGGGCATGGTGCTCGCAGCGAGCACCGTCGGTCTGCTCATCGCCCTGGTGCCGTGGGGTGCACTCGCAGATCGGATCGGTGAACGACTGGTCATGACGCTCGGACTCGTCGCGACAGGCGGGGCGCTCGTCGCTGCAGCTGTTGCTCAGAGTGTCGTGGGACTGTCCGCCGCGCTGATCGCTGCGGGAGCTGCCTGTGCGAGCGTCAACGCGGCCAGTGGTCGAGCGGTGCTGATGTGGTTCTCGCAGAGGGAACGGGGGCTGGCGATGGGGGCGAGGCAGACGGCGATACCCGTCGGTGCCGGCCTGGCCGCGCTGGGGCTTCCTGCCGCAGAACGCGCCTGGGGACTCGATGGTGCGTTCGTCGCTGCAGCGGTGGCGGTGCTCATGGGTGCGGCGGCGGCCGGGGTGTTCATCAGGGAACCTCGGGTGCACGAGACGGTGGTCGCGCGGTCGGTGTCCTCCTCGGATCCCGGTGGGGTCCGGTCCGTGGCCTGGTTGTGCGCTGTGTCGCTACTGCTCGTGGTGCCTCAGCTCGCTGTCGTCTCCTTCATGGTCGTCTACCTTGTCGACGAGCATGCGATGGCTCCCGGTACGGCTGCTGCACTGCTCGCGGTGGTTCAGTTCGGCGGTGGTGCACTGCGGATCGGCCTGGGCGCATGGTCGGATCGCTCCGGCCGCCGTCTGCCCCCTTTGATGGTTGTCTCGGCAGTGACGAGTGCACTGTTCGCCGTGTTGGCGGTGGGAGCATGGCTCGGCGGACCGATCGTGATCCCGATCCTGATGATCGCCGGCCTGGCCGGGGTCGGATGGAACGGGTTGGCCTTCACCGCGGTGGGAGAGGCGGCCGATCCTCGCCGTATCGGACTCGTCCTGGGCATCCAGAATACCGCTGTCGCAGCGGGAATGGTTCTCACCCCACCCGTACTCGGAGCCGTCGTCGAATCGGCGGACTGGCCGTTCTCGTTCGTCGTGGCGGGAGTGGCGGCGGCGTCGGCGGCGACGATCCTTGCGGTCCTGGTGCGCGGCGGCGCGCGGCGGAGGTTACGTATGTGA
- a CDS encoding aromatic ring-hydroxylating oxygenase subunit alpha gives MTAILPGVGAAPDADRLEVGNSLVVQDWEAFTFRVHRRAYRDEEIFTREREKIWGRTWLYLGHESEIPEPGDFKTRNLGGRPLIFVRDSNGTVQVYLNACPHRGTILCREPEGRAKNFQCFYHAWTFRNSGELAALPDKDAYPQGSAFVESLSLRRVPRLGIHEGFVFVAFTEDVPDLLDHLGAAADYMSMTASIGPEGMTTLPGVQKYSVKGNWKLAVENAMDGYHFAPTHNTFVGYLRETGFAVTDHDQHAHDLGNGHGLLVLTGHNGRIGMVWEPRFGETEKERIVDKRAEMEARLGTERAAQIADASKILFVFPNLLLFDLEALTIRQLEPVSAGQTDVRAWQFVEIGEPDEVRALRLKTMASFVGPGGLATPDDIEAYEAVQRGIVATADVSAYAEFGDSDLDWSDMSRGMADDLRGPTGRSVDEGAMRSFWRHWSRRIGPVAGTDTGNAEGTTA, from the coding sequence ATGACTGCAATTCTGCCTGGGGTGGGTGCGGCCCCGGACGCCGACCGATTGGAGGTCGGCAATTCCCTCGTGGTCCAGGACTGGGAAGCCTTCACCTTCCGGGTCCACAGGCGCGCCTACCGGGACGAGGAGATCTTCACGCGGGAGCGGGAGAAGATCTGGGGCCGGACCTGGCTGTACCTCGGTCACGAGAGTGAGATTCCCGAACCGGGAGACTTCAAGACCCGCAACCTGGGTGGGCGTCCCCTGATCTTCGTCCGTGACAGTAACGGCACCGTGCAGGTCTATCTGAATGCGTGTCCGCACCGTGGGACGATCCTCTGCAGGGAGCCGGAGGGAAGGGCGAAGAACTTCCAGTGCTTCTACCACGCCTGGACCTTCCGCAATTCCGGTGAACTCGCCGCGCTTCCGGACAAGGATGCCTATCCGCAGGGCAGTGCATTCGTGGAATCGCTTTCGTTGAGGCGGGTTCCGCGCCTGGGTATCCACGAGGGCTTCGTCTTCGTCGCCTTCACCGAGGACGTCCCCGACCTGCTCGACCATCTGGGCGCTGCAGCCGACTACATGTCGATGACAGCGTCCATCGGCCCCGAGGGCATGACGACACTGCCGGGCGTCCAGAAGTACAGCGTGAAGGGGAACTGGAAACTCGCCGTCGAGAATGCCATGGACGGCTACCATTTCGCTCCCACGCACAACACCTTCGTCGGTTATCTCCGTGAAACGGGCTTCGCCGTCACCGATCACGATCAGCACGCTCACGACCTCGGTAATGGACACGGTCTGCTCGTCCTCACCGGCCACAACGGCCGGATCGGCATGGTCTGGGAGCCCCGATTCGGAGAAACTGAGAAGGAGCGGATCGTCGATAAGCGGGCGGAGATGGAAGCCCGCCTCGGCACGGAGCGAGCTGCACAGATCGCGGACGCGTCCAAGATCCTCTTCGTCTTCCCCAATCTGCTGTTGTTCGATCTGGAGGCACTGACCATCCGCCAGCTCGAACCTGTGAGTGCAGGACAGACCGACGTGCGGGCATGGCAGTTCGTCGAGATCGGGGAACCGGACGAGGTGCGGGCACTACGTCTGAAGACGATGGCCAGCTTCGTCGGTCCCGGCGGCCTCGCGACACCCGACGACATCGAGGCGTACGAAGCCGTCCAGCGCGGCATCGTCGCGACCGCGGACGTCTCCGCATATGCCGAATTCGGTGACAGCGATCTGGATTGGAGCGACATGTCGCGCGGTATGGCCGACGATCTCAGGGGGCCCACGGGTCGCTCGGTCGACGAAGGCGCGATGCGCAGTTTCTGGCGCCACTGGAGCCGGCGCATCGGCCCGGTCGCGGGCACGGATACCGGCAATGCGGAAGGAACCACGGCATGA
- a CDS encoding aromatic-ring-hydroxylating dioxygenase subunit beta: MTLMETTPGTAQSPDDGSTRAVSRAEVEDFLIAEAALLDEWMLDRWLELFVPGASMQIPTTDQWALGPDSAGYFVADDWDLLQARVKRLKSRKAHAENPHSRTTRLVGNVRVLEQSGDSVRVAANFVIHRFRDGHGFTYAGRYDHTLEVGESGLRFLLRRAVLTNEAMAPGARLSFIV, translated from the coding sequence ATGACTCTCATGGAAACGACTCCCGGAACGGCACAATCCCCCGATGACGGCAGCACGCGTGCCGTATCGCGCGCCGAGGTGGAGGACTTCCTCATCGCCGAAGCCGCGCTTCTCGACGAGTGGATGCTCGATCGGTGGCTCGAGTTGTTCGTCCCGGGTGCCTCGATGCAGATCCCCACGACCGACCAATGGGCGCTGGGCCCCGATTCCGCAGGCTATTTCGTCGCAGACGACTGGGATCTGCTCCAGGCGCGCGTCAAACGTCTCAAGAGCAGGAAGGCGCACGCGGAGAACCCGCATTCGCGCACCACCCGGCTCGTCGGGAACGTGAGAGTGCTCGAACAGTCGGGTGACTCCGTGCGTGTCGCAGCGAACTTCGTCATCCACAGGTTCCGTGACGGACACGGTTTCACCTATGCGGGTCGCTACGACCACACCTTGGAGGTCGGCGAATCCGGGTTGCGATTCCTGCTCCGTCGTGCCGTCCTGACCAACGAGGCGATGGCTCCCGGAGCACGGCTCAGTTTCATCGTCTGA
- a CDS encoding acetamidase/formamidase family protein yields MTVLQPHTGPIPGQHYVPAEGGALTWGRLPTPSRKPVLTIASGETVTFDTISHEGLMEDQGRDPLTYFGQRGVARDDVLTDLVDLAASDVVHTRGPDGPHVVTGPVHVEGAQPGDILKVEYLELTPRVPYGVVSSRHGLGCLAGERPADDTTGEAVPIISQFCTVDLVSARATMEWNSGSASFPIAPFMGLSGVTAATEEALNTIPPGAHGGNMDVRDLAGGSVLYLPVQVDGAGYYMGDPHFAQGNGEVSLTALEASLRTTVRLTVLTPDEAFASTGALSGPFGETSEHWIAIGMDRDLDEAVKKCVREAIRILGEVAEVPPSVAYLYLSAAADLAVSQVVDDVKGVHCLIRKKDFPAWT; encoded by the coding sequence GTGACCGTTCTGCAGCCCCATACCGGTCCGATCCCCGGACAGCACTACGTCCCCGCGGAGGGCGGAGCACTGACCTGGGGCAGACTGCCCACCCCCTCCCGTAAACCCGTCCTCACCATCGCCTCCGGCGAGACCGTCACCTTCGACACCATCTCCCACGAGGGCCTCATGGAGGACCAGGGGCGTGATCCCCTTACCTACTTCGGCCAACGTGGCGTCGCACGCGACGACGTGCTGACGGACCTCGTGGACCTCGCTGCATCCGACGTGGTCCACACCCGCGGTCCGGACGGCCCTCACGTCGTCACCGGTCCGGTCCATGTCGAAGGGGCGCAGCCCGGCGACATCCTCAAGGTCGAATACCTCGAACTGACGCCACGCGTTCCCTACGGGGTCGTGTCCAGCCGTCACGGTCTCGGTTGTCTCGCAGGTGAACGTCCTGCCGACGACACCACCGGTGAAGCGGTTCCGATCATCAGTCAGTTCTGCACCGTCGACCTCGTGAGCGCACGAGCCACCATGGAGTGGAACAGCGGTAGCGCCTCGTTCCCTATCGCGCCGTTCATGGGATTGTCCGGTGTCACGGCAGCTACCGAGGAAGCACTGAACACGATCCCGCCGGGTGCGCACGGGGGGAACATGGACGTGCGGGATCTCGCCGGTGGTTCGGTCCTCTATCTTCCCGTGCAGGTCGACGGAGCCGGCTACTACATGGGCGATCCGCACTTCGCGCAGGGCAACGGTGAGGTCTCCCTGACGGCGCTGGAGGCATCCCTGCGCACGACGGTACGGCTCACCGTTCTCACCCCGGACGAGGCCTTTGCATCGACAGGAGCTCTGAGCGGGCCGTTCGGTGAGACCTCGGAGCATTGGATCGCAATCGGCATGGACCGGGATCTGGACGAAGCGGTGAAGAAGTGCGTCCGTGAGGCCATCCGGATCCTCGGTGAGGTGGCGGAGGTTCCGCCGTCGGTCGCGTACCTCTATCTCAGTGCCGCCGCCGATCTCGCCGTGAGCCAGGTCGTCGACGACGTCAAGGGCGTGCACTGCCTGATCCGCAAGAAGGACTTCCCCGCCTGGACGTGA
- a CDS encoding VOC family protein: protein MPDMESTIEFLEYHVGFALEEHDETHAYLRVGTEHHSLELVHDPSLTTFRYDGVGFTVEDEAVLSDLEERVRAAGHEVLPLTEGMKGLCQQGFAVVDPNGTVVELFTGFLEYAETPWPDLRPQRFVHPFVVTDRYEETLNFYMNVLGFLASDYVEDFTAFLRCEDRYHHSLAVRRADRYALEHACFIMGDLDGVMRRRARAQHKRVRILGDVVNHSASTSIAFYLYDERHGPRWELCDGHRVFTPEEHETHRPRRLKRDPRNIDVWRAASDDRTWAH, encoded by the coding sequence GTGCCGGACATGGAATCCACCATCGAGTTTCTCGAGTACCACGTCGGTTTCGCACTCGAGGAGCATGACGAGACGCACGCCTACCTTCGTGTCGGCACCGAGCATCACAGCCTCGAGCTGGTCCACGATCCTTCCCTCACGACGTTCCGGTACGACGGGGTGGGCTTCACGGTGGAAGACGAGGCCGTCCTGTCGGACCTGGAGGAACGCGTCCGCGCCGCCGGCCACGAGGTCCTTCCGCTCACCGAAGGCATGAAGGGCCTCTGCCAGCAGGGGTTCGCGGTGGTCGACCCGAACGGCACCGTCGTCGAATTGTTCACGGGCTTCCTCGAATATGCGGAGACCCCGTGGCCGGACCTCCGTCCCCAGCGCTTCGTGCATCCCTTCGTGGTCACCGACCGCTACGAGGAGACCCTGAACTTCTATATGAACGTCCTGGGATTCCTGGCTTCGGACTACGTCGAGGACTTCACCGCGTTCCTGCGTTGCGAGGATCGCTACCACCACAGCCTCGCCGTCCGCCGAGCGGACCGGTACGCACTCGAACACGCGTGCTTCATCATGGGTGATCTCGACGGAGTGATGCGACGCCGGGCTCGTGCCCAGCACAAGCGGGTGCGTATCCTCGGCGATGTCGTGAACCATTCGGCATCCACATCCATCGCCTTCTATCTCTACGACGAGCGGCACGGACCCCGCTGGGAACTGTGCGACGGGCACCGGGTCTTCACGCCGGAGGAACACGAGACGCACAGGCCGCGTCGGCTGAAGCGGGATCCCCGCAACATCGATGTGTGGCGCGCCGCTTCCGACGACCGCACCTGGGCACACTGA
- a CDS encoding zinc-binding metallopeptidase family protein produces MQDWIAEHLPEVPAVVDPAGTTANLVCSVGSGPELVLYSHLDTSLTGHGDRDGGVTGHDDDAPLGLEENGDLVSGFGVGVTRGPASAAVAAFAAAVRATADRQRRGRLTLLLAGGGTHRDGTGEHGSGVRRFLKGRPRPAAAIVAKGGPDGVLYDEPGAVYLRVRVGTRRSVVLAREHATPPGGLVVHAGTVIAAIERWRAEVVLAPGAATGPTAREAGIGALHSGSPEKPDLLPAVLDVHLYLVTLPGDDVAELVDALRRVLHDDLAACPLAECTVEVTAGPHQRGAGTPPTTLIAVRTRAAWTRHSGGRMPPEVLAWRGSTDGTVFREHGIATVRTGPAAAPDPADSDRDSVAAGELVRYARIYAQVGAHWLTDPDREG; encoded by the coding sequence GTGCAGGACTGGATCGCGGAGCATCTTCCGGAGGTGCCGGCCGTGGTCGACCCGGCAGGAACCACCGCAAATCTCGTCTGCAGTGTCGGCTCGGGTCCGGAATTGGTGCTGTACTCGCACCTCGACACCTCGTTGACCGGGCACGGTGACCGGGACGGTGGGGTCACGGGACACGACGACGACGCTCCGCTCGGACTGGAGGAGAACGGAGATCTCGTCTCCGGTTTCGGGGTCGGGGTGACACGAGGACCCGCGTCCGCTGCCGTCGCCGCGTTCGCGGCCGCCGTACGTGCCACGGCCGACCGGCAACGACGAGGTCGCCTGACGCTGTTGCTCGCCGGTGGAGGCACGCATCGGGACGGAACCGGTGAACACGGATCCGGTGTCCGCAGATTTCTGAAGGGCAGACCGCGTCCCGCTGCGGCGATCGTCGCCAAAGGAGGGCCGGACGGTGTGCTCTACGACGAGCCGGGAGCCGTCTACCTGCGGGTCCGGGTCGGGACCCGCCGCAGCGTCGTACTCGCCCGTGAGCACGCGACACCACCCGGCGGACTCGTCGTGCATGCCGGCACGGTGATCGCGGCCATCGAACGGTGGCGCGCCGAGGTGGTCCTCGCTCCCGGCGCGGCCACCGGTCCGACCGCACGCGAAGCAGGTATCGGTGCACTGCACAGTGGTTCTCCGGAGAAACCGGATCTGTTGCCTGCCGTCCTCGATGTACATCTCTACCTGGTCACCCTGCCGGGAGACGATGTCGCCGAACTCGTCGATGCCCTGCGCAGGGTCCTACACGACGATCTTGCGGCGTGCCCTTTGGCCGAGTGCACCGTCGAGGTCACCGCTGGGCCACATCAGCGAGGCGCAGGGACGCCACCGACGACCCTGATCGCTGTGCGGACACGGGCGGCATGGACGCGTCACAGTGGAGGAAGGATGCCGCCCGAGGTGCTCGCGTGGAGGGGGTCGACCGACGGTACCGTGTTCCGCGAGCATGGCATCGCTACGGTTCGTACGGGTCCGGCTGCAGCACCTGATCCGGCGGATTCCGACCGGGACTCGGTCGCCGCCGGAGAACTGGTGCGCTATGCGCGAATCTACGCTCAGGTCGGTGCGCACTGGCTCACCGATCCCGACAGGGAGGGATAG
- a CDS encoding IclR family transcriptional regulator produces the protein MGDEDKGAPAIQAVERAAGILAAFSGARPRLTLNEITAVLGTSKATAHRYTKALRAVNLLRFDPAESVYTLGPQVLALAAAARAGLPVVRIAEPFMDQLLRDIQETVVLSVWDGESPIVVAAADHTDAIARITVNVGTRLSPTATAQGRVFCALLPEDEVPMLRREMKANPDFARELSAIRETGISLKSPVVNGIRTLAAPVFQGGRVVAALAVLSIAVPGEVDIDLQARELLKTAENLSAELGRV, from the coding sequence GTGGGAGACGAGGACAAGGGCGCACCAGCGATCCAGGCGGTCGAGCGCGCAGCAGGGATCCTGGCCGCCTTCTCGGGTGCGCGACCGCGCCTGACACTGAACGAGATCACCGCCGTGCTCGGGACGAGCAAGGCTACCGCGCACCGGTACACGAAAGCATTACGGGCGGTGAACCTCCTGCGATTCGACCCGGCCGAGAGCGTGTACACCCTCGGTCCTCAGGTGCTCGCACTTGCGGCCGCAGCGCGGGCCGGTCTACCGGTGGTGCGTATCGCGGAACCGTTCATGGACCAGCTCCTGCGCGACATTCAGGAGACCGTCGTCCTCTCGGTCTGGGACGGCGAGAGTCCGATCGTGGTCGCTGCAGCGGACCACACGGATGCGATCGCGCGGATCACCGTCAACGTGGGGACGAGACTCTCACCCACGGCGACCGCTCAGGGCCGGGTCTTCTGCGCGCTCCTTCCCGAGGACGAGGTGCCGATGCTGCGGCGGGAGATGAAGGCGAATCCGGACTTCGCCCGCGAACTGTCCGCTATCCGAGAGACCGGGATATCGTTGAAATCGCCTGTTGTCAACGGTATTCGGACGCTGGCAGCGCCTGTCTTCCAGGGTGGGAGAGTGGTGGCGGCGCTGGCGGTGCTGTCCATCGCCGTACCTGGAGAGGTCGACATCGACCTGCAGGCACGCGAACTGCTGAAGACCGCGGAGAACCTGTCGGCAGAACTCGGCCGCGTCTGA
- a CDS encoding NAD(P)/FAD-dependent oxidoreductase, with amino-acid sequence MTDPAHTVGATANTTVTDLLVVGAGPAGLYATYYAGFRGMSVALVDSLPEVGGQVAAMYPEKPIYDIAGFPSVKGRELVERLRAQAMSAEPVLLLGHTATTLEHVDDGIVVTTDLGHRIEAKALLLTGGVGSFIPRELPVGSDYLGRGLRYFVPRPDDLAGEDVVVVGGGDSAIDWALSLEPVAASVTLVHRRPVFRAHERSVATLQKSSVRILTPHEVVAIGGEERIDSVTVRERGADPITLSAGSVVAALGFIADLGPLDTWGLAQERRRILVDRHQQTSLPRVYSAGDISEYPGKVRLMSVGFGEAAAAVNNIAPLIDSSLSTTPGHSSDR; translated from the coding sequence ATGACTGACCCCGCTCACACCGTCGGGGCGACGGCGAACACGACCGTTACCGACCTGCTCGTCGTCGGAGCAGGGCCCGCGGGACTCTATGCCACCTACTATGCCGGTTTCCGCGGGATGAGCGTCGCTCTCGTGGATTCCCTGCCCGAGGTGGGCGGACAGGTCGCGGCCATGTACCCGGAGAAGCCGATCTACGACATTGCCGGTTTCCCCTCGGTGAAAGGCCGCGAACTGGTCGAACGACTCCGCGCACAGGCAATGTCGGCCGAACCGGTTCTGCTCCTCGGTCACACGGCCACCACTCTCGAACACGTCGACGACGGAATCGTCGTCACCACCGATCTCGGGCACCGCATCGAAGCCAAGGCATTGCTGCTCACCGGTGGAGTGGGAAGCTTCATTCCTCGCGAGCTCCCCGTCGGATCGGACTACCTGGGGCGCGGGCTCCGGTACTTCGTCCCGCGACCGGACGATCTCGCCGGCGAGGACGTCGTGGTCGTCGGCGGCGGCGATTCCGCAATCGACTGGGCCCTCAGTCTCGAACCCGTCGCTGCGTCGGTCACACTCGTCCATCGGCGTCCGGTGTTCCGCGCCCACGAACGCAGTGTCGCAACGTTGCAGAAGTCGAGCGTCCGGATTCTCACCCCACACGAAGTGGTCGCGATCGGCGGCGAGGAGCGCATCGACTCGGTCACCGTCCGTGAACGCGGCGCCGATCCGATCACTCTCTCCGCCGGCAGTGTGGTCGCAGCCCTCGGATTCATCGCCGATCTCGGCCCTCTCGACACGTGGGGGTTGGCCCAGGAACGCCGGCGGATACTCGTCGACCGCCATCAGCAGACCTCGCTTCCGCGCGTCTACTCGGCCGGTGACATCAGTGAGTATCCCGGCAAGGTGAGATTGATGAGCGTCGGTTTCGGAGAAGCGGCGGCAGCGGTGAACAACATTGCCCCGCTGATCGATTCGTCGCTGTCGACGACACCGGGGCACTCCTCCGATCGATGA
- the fdxA gene encoding ferredoxin has product MAYVITSSCIDETDKSCMEECPVDCIYEGDRMMYIHPDECVECGRCEPACPVISIFHEEDVPDERRAFVEINAEFFSSIGSPGGARKIGRVGVDHPVVASWSDD; this is encoded by the coding sequence ATGGCCTACGTCATCACCAGTTCGTGCATCGACGAGACCGACAAGTCGTGCATGGAGGAATGTCCGGTGGACTGCATCTACGAGGGCGACAGGATGATGTACATCCACCCCGACGAGTGTGTCGAATGCGGACGTTGCGAACCGGCATGCCCGGTGATCTCGATCTTCCACGAGGAGGACGTACCGGACGAACGCCGCGCGTTCGTAGAGATCAACGCAGAGTTCTTCTCGTCCATCGGCTCTCCCGGAGGCGCCCGGAAGATCGGGCGTGTCGGAGTGGACCATCCCGTCGTCGCGTCCTGGTCCGATGACTGA
- the wecB gene encoding non-hydrolyzing UDP-N-acetylglucosamine 2-epimerase, with protein MKKVLVVYGTRPEAIKMAPVVTALQRSEVLEPVVAVTGQHREMLDQVNTLFGIEPSHDLDILTQRQGLEAITAKALGGVSDVIAREEPGAVLVQGDTTTCFAAALAAFYCKVPLVHLEAGLRTGDRYNPFPEELNRRLTSQLASLHLAPTPTSRANLLADGIDPGDIVVTGNTVIDALYTVTSQQPSLDNPDLAPLLDRPMVLVTAHRRESWGEPMACSARAIARLARAFPHMTFLLPAHLNPIVREVLLPPLADLDNVVVTNPLSYSDFALAMAASTIVLTDSGGVQEEAPSLGKPVLVMRETTERPEAVTAGTVRLVGTDEELIVEWVTRLLTQPAAYDEMARAVNPYGDGSAARRSVAAIEHFFGLGPRPSEFAPVEAVGSY; from the coding sequence ATGAAGAAGGTTTTGGTGGTCTACGGAACTCGTCCCGAGGCGATCAAGATGGCGCCGGTCGTCACCGCTCTGCAGAGATCGGAAGTACTCGAACCCGTTGTCGCAGTGACCGGCCAGCACCGCGAGATGCTGGACCAGGTCAACACCCTGTTCGGTATCGAACCGAGCCACGACCTCGACATCCTCACCCAACGGCAGGGGCTGGAGGCCATCACGGCCAAGGCCCTCGGTGGGGTGTCGGATGTGATAGCCCGGGAGGAACCCGGTGCGGTTCTCGTCCAAGGAGATACGACGACCTGCTTCGCCGCGGCCCTCGCGGCGTTCTACTGCAAGGTGCCGCTCGTGCACCTCGAGGCCGGACTCCGGACGGGGGATCGCTACAACCCCTTCCCCGAAGAACTCAACCGGCGCCTGACCTCGCAACTGGCGTCGCTGCACCTGGCACCCACCCCCACCTCCCGCGCCAATCTCCTGGCGGACGGGATCGATCCCGGCGACATCGTCGTCACCGGCAATACGGTGATCGACGCGCTCTACACGGTGACCTCGCAGCAACCCTCGCTCGACAACCCGGATCTCGCTCCGCTGCTGGATCGTCCGATGGTTCTCGTCACGGCACATCGACGCGAGTCCTGGGGCGAGCCGATGGCGTGCTCGGCGCGGGCCATCGCCCGTCTGGCCCGCGCGTTCCCGCACATGACCTTCCTGCTGCCGGCACATCTCAATCCGATCGTGCGGGAGGTCCTCCTCCCGCCCCTCGCCGATCTGGACAACGTGGTCGTGACGAATCCGCTGTCCTACAGCGACTTCGCACTCGCGATGGCGGCGTCGACGATCGTGCTGACCGACAGTGGCGGTGTGCAGGAAGAGGCACCGAGCCTCGGCAAGCCCGTCCTCGTGATGCGGGAGACCACCGAGCGGCCGGAAGCCGTCACGGCGGGAACCGTCCGGCTGGTGGGAACGGACGAGGAGCTCATCGTCGAATGGGTCACCCGGCTGCTCACCCAGCCCGCGGCCTACGACGAGATGGCCCGCGCGGTCAATCCGTACGGCGACGGGAGCGCCGCCCGGCGTTCGGTGGCGGCGATCGAGCACTTCTTCGGCCTCGGACCTCGCCCCTCGGAGTTCGCGCCCGTCGAGGCGGTCGGCTCCTACTGA